Sequence from the Sphingobium indicum B90A genome:
AAGTGTCGGTGGTGTCGTTGGTGTAGCCGCCCGCGGCCGCCAATTGCGCCGTGCGCTCCGCCGCGCGCTGGAGCCCGATCTTCGCCTTGAACGCCATGGCGACGTCGCCCGCCATGCAGGTCAGCAGGACCAGGACCGGCATGATGATCGCCAGTTCGACCGTGCTGTTGCCGTATCGGTCGGAGAGCAGCCGCTTCATCATCCCACCAGCTTCACCAGCGTTGCCGTGAATTTGTCGACTCCCGTATCTTTGCATTGATTGACGATATTGCTGTTGCCGATGAAGGTGACGCGCTTGCCCACCATCTTCACGCAGTCGGTGGTCATGCCCGACGTGCCGCTGAACGACATTGCCTGGCCCGGAAAATAGAAAGCGCCTTGCAGGACCGAACTCGCATTGCCGTTGATCGTGTTGGTTCCCGAATCCAGCGCGCGCCGGTCCTGATAGAACAGGACGCCATGATAGGGGTTGGCGGTGTCCGTCGGCGCCTTCAGGTTGATCGTCGCGCCGCCGTTGATGTTAATGGTCGAGATGGAACTGGGGTTGTTGGCAGCATTACTGCTGGTCAGGATGATGGTGACATCAGTGCCGTTGATGGTCGCCTGCGCACCGACATCGAACGATGTAGCGTCGATATAATAAACGCCCTTCTCCAGATTGACCGTCCCCTTAATGTCGACATTATTATAGCAGCCGGGCGAATAGGACTGAGTTTCCCCGCTCTTGGCGCTGAGCTTCTGGTTGCACCCAGTAAAGTTGGCGGCTGTAGGCGTGGGCAACCCAGCAAAGGGATCCTGCACCGGGATACTGTAAGGCAATAGAGTGGTGCCGGTAGCATAGTTGGAACTGGACGTCAGCCCGCCCACCGCCGCCACCGGAGTCGCCGCCACCGTGCTGCTGCCGCCTGCATAGACCGCGTTGGATGCCCGCGAATTGGTAACTATGCCGCAGCCCAGATTGACCGTGGCATTGCCCTGGAGCGTGATGCCGACCGTACTCGTCTTTTCCAGCGACACGACGCAATAATCGCCGCTGCCCACTACCGCAGCGGTCGCCTCGCCATAAATAACCGGCGCCTTCACCCCCAATATCTTCGAAAAGGGCAGTTCCGCGGAGGTTTGCAGCACCACCCTCACCGCCTGGGCATTGCCGGCGAATGGACCGCTGGTAGGCGCATTTTCGATCGTCGGAGTCTGCGTCAGGGCGACGAGCGCCATGCGGCTGATGTCCGCTGTCGCGCTGTCGGACGCGTTGAAGCCCTGCGCCACCGCATAGGCTCCCGCCAGCGCGGCGCTGTCCGCCTGCCGCTGGATCTGCCGTTTCCAGAGGGTCCATTGCACCGTATCGGTCGCCAGCCCCGCCGCGCCCACTAATAGGGGCATGGAGGCAGCCGCCATCATCAGGACATTCCCAGTCCTGTCCCGCAGCAATCGCCCCACCGCTCTGCCGAACATTCCCATTCCCTTTCTGCGCGGATCATCGCTCCAGAACACAGGCGGGATTTTAAATAATGCGGGTTAATGAATCATGATTTCCTAACATAAATTAGGTATATTTTATAGTATATATCCTTCGATATAATTGTATATGGAAATTTAATTCGCAGATTTGTATATATGTCAAAAATAATATGAGAGAATTTATAAATATTACATGAATATTATCATATATATTGGAAAAATCTTCTAACACTTTATTCACATCCGTAAGTAACTCCTCAAAGGGAAGCCGCAAACTTCTTCCCGCATCAATGAAAATCCCGCGATTGCGGCAATATCCGCACATTGCGCGGATGCCCGGAGGCATGCCGAGGACGCATGCGGGAAGGTTCCTGCACATCCGTTTGCGAAAGCCGCGACAATTCCGCCGTCCTGTCATGCACGCGGGATGCCATCAGGTGGACGACGCCTTCCTTGCTGCGCTGCACTTCCCCTTCGACCAGCATCAGCCGCGACGCCATGACCGGGCGCCGCTGCATTTCGAACAACCGCGCCCACAAAAGGATATTGGTGATCCCCGTCTCATCCTCGATGGTGATGAAGACCGCATTGCCCTTGCCCGGCCGCTGCCGCACCAGCACCACGCCGGCCGTCTTCACCAGCGTCCCGTTCCTCGCCGCCGCAATCTGGGCGCAGCTCAGCACGCCTTCCGCCGCGAAGACCGGGCGCAGGAATTGCATCGGATGGCCCTTGAGCGACAGGCGCGTCACCAGATAATCGGCCTCGACATGCTCGGACAAAGCCATGGCGGGCAGCATCGCATCCGGCTCCTCCCCCAGTTCTCGGGCCTTGGCGGCGGCGAACAGGGGCAATTCGTCCGAAGGCGTCCGCCGCGCTTCCCACAGGGCGGTCCGCCGGTCCTTCCCCAGCGAGCGGCAGGCATCGGCATCCGCCAGCAATCGCAAGGCCCGCGCCGGCAATCCCGCCCGCCGCGCCAGATCCTCCATGGTGGAAAACAGCCCTTCCTTCCGCGCCGCGACCAGTCGCTTCGCCCAATCCTCGCGAAAACCCTCCACCTGCCGCAGCCCCAGGCGCAACGCCAGGGCTCGCCCCTCTCCCTCGCCCCGCCCGCCGTCCCGCGACCGCAGCAGCGGTTCCAGCGCATTGTCCCACCCGCTCATATTCACATCGACATCATGCACGGTGACGCCATGCTCCCGCGCATCGCGCACGATCTGGGCCGGGGCATAGAAACCCATGGGCTGCGAATTGAGGAGCGCGCAGGCGAACACGGCAGGCTGGTGGCATTTGATCCAGGCCGACACATAGACCAGCCGCGCGAAGGACAATGCATGGCTTTCGGGAAAGCCGTAGCTGCCGAAACCCTCGATCTGCTTGAAGCATCGTTCGGCGAACTCCGCCTCATAGCCGCGCTCCACCATGCCCCTGATCATCTTCTCGCGGAAATGATGGATCGTGCCGACATTGCGGAATGTCGCCATGGCGCGGCGCAGGGCGTCGGCCTCCGCCGGCTCGAAGCCTGCCGCCGTGATGGCGAGCTTCATCGCCTGTTCCTGGAACAGCGGCACGCCGTAGGTCTCGCCCAGCAATTTCTGCAGTTCGTCGGCCGGCCCATGATGCGGGGATGGCCGGGGATATTCGACCTTCTCGTCCCCGCATCGCCGCCGCAGATAGGGATGGACCATATTGCCCTCGATCGGTCCAGGACGAACGATCGCCACCTGCACGGTCAGGTCATAGATCGAACGGGGCTTCAGGCGCGGCAGCATGTTGATCTGCGCCCTGCTTTCCACCTGGAACACGCCGATGCTGTCGCCCTTGCACAGCATGTTGTAGACGGCTTCGTCCTGCGCTTCCATATCGACCGTCAACTGATGGTCGCCCAGCCCCTGTTCCCGCATCAGGTCGAACGCCCGGCGGATGCAGCTCAACATCCCCAGCGCCAGCACGTCGACCTTCATCAGGCCAAGGGCGTCGATGTCGTCCTTGTCCCATTCGATGAAGCTGCGATCCTCCATTGCCGCATGATGCAGCGGCACCGTCTCGTCCAGCCGGTTCTGCGTCAGCACGAAGCCCCCCACATGCTGCGAAAGGTGGCGCGGAAAGGGCTCTGACAGCAATTGGTCGACAACCGCCTTCAACTGCGCGATCTGCGGATTGTCGAGCGCGAAGCCCGCCTCCACGATCCGGGCGTCGTTCATGTCGCTCGAATAGCTGCCCCAGACCGTGCTGGAGAGGCGGGCCGACACATCCTCGCCAAGGCCCAGCACCTTCGCCACTTCCCGCACGGCGCTGCGCGAACGGTAATGGATGACGGTCGCGGCGATCCCGGCGCGATGACGGCCATAGCGTTCGTAGATATATTGCATCACCTCCTCGCGCCGCTCATGTTCGAAATCGACGTCGATGTCGGGCGGTTCGTTGCGATCTTCGGATACGAAGCGGGAAAAGAGCAGGTCGTGCCTGAGCGGGTCGATGGACGTCACCCCCAGCAGGAAGCAGACCATGCTGTTCGCCGCCGATCCGCGCCCCTGGCAAAGGATTCCCTTCGTCCGGGCAAAGGCGACGATGTCGTGCACGGTCAGGAAATAATAGGCATAGTTGCGCTTGGCGATGAGACTGAATTCTTCTTCCAGCGTCTGGCGCACTTTCAGGGGAAGGCGCGCGCCATAGCGGGCATGGGCGGCGGACCAGGTCAGTTCCTCCAGCCATTGCTGCGCCGTCCATCCTTCCGGCACGGGTTCATGGGGATACTCATAGGAAAGCTGGTCGAGCGTGAAATGCACCCGGCTCAGAAAATGTCCGCTTTCCGCCACCGCTTCCGGGCAATCGCGGAACAGATGGGCGATTTCGGCAGGGTCATGGACATGCCTTTCCGCATTCGCCTCCAGCAGGCGTCCTGCCCTGGCGATGGTGGTGCCTTCGCGAATGCAGCCCAGCACGTCCTGAAGGGGACGCTGCGCCGGGCTGGCATAGAGCGCGTCCATGGTCGCCAGCAAGGGCACGCCCGTTATCGCCGAAAGCCCCTTGAACTGCGCCAGCCGCCGCGCATCCCGCCCATCCCGCCGCAATGCCGCCGCCAGCCAGACCCGGCGCGGCGCAAGATGCGACAATCGGACCAGCAGAGCTTCCAGGTCGGACGGAGCCGGCGGCGGCACGAGGCTGAGATGGCCCTGCCTGATCGCTTCCTGCGACGGCCGGTCGTCATGTTCATAGTCCACCGGCTTGCGATGCGCGGTCTGTTGGGTGGCGGTGGAGCCAGGCATCACGATCAGCAGCAGATCGTCCAGATAGGCGGTCAGATCCTCATAGCGAAGGATGCAATCGCCCTTCACCGAACGGAGATTGCCGAGGGTCAGCAATTTGGTGAGTTCGCCCCAACCCCGCCGGGTCGCGGGATAGGCGACGATGTCCGGCGTGCCGTCCACGAAGACCAGCCTGGCGCCGACGACCAGCCGCAGGTCGGTCCGGCAGGCGCGCTCCTCCTCTTCGCTGAGTTCCAGCGGCTGTCCCGCTTCCTTGCGCGCCTCCAGCAAGGCGGCGCGCATCCGTTCGGGCCAG
This genomic interval carries:
- a CDS encoding pilus assembly protein TadG-related protein; protein product: MFGRAVGRLLRDRTGNVLMMAAASMPLLVGAAGLATDTVQWTLWKRQIQRQADSAALAGAYAVAQGFNASDSATADISRMALVALTQTPTIENAPTSGPFAGNAQAVRVVLQTSAELPFSKILGVKAPVIYGEATAAVVGSGDYCVVSLEKTSTVGITLQGNATVNLGCGIVTNSRASNAVYAGGSSTVAATPVAAVGGLTSSSNYATGTTLLPYSIPVQDPFAGLPTPTAANFTGCNQKLSAKSGETQSYSPGCYNNVDIKGTVNLEKGVYYIDATSFDVGAQATINGTDVTIILTSSNAANNPSSISTININGGATINLKAPTDTANPYHGVLFYQDRRALDSGTNTINGNASSVLQGAFYFPGQAMSFSGTSGMTTDCVKMVGKRVTFIGNSNIVNQCKDTGVDKFTATLVKLVG
- a CDS encoding error-prone DNA polymerase — encoded protein: MKRHGKGPDPSRPKSIDRRELNALEKARRKPRGEPSPTGLPKAPPFAELVAATNFSFLRGASHPQDMVARAIALGLEGLGIADRNSVAGVVRAHVARKRWPERMRAALLEARKEAGQPLELSEEEERACRTDLRLVVGARLVFVDGTPDIVAYPATRRGWGELTKLLTLGNLRSVKGDCILRYEDLTAYLDDLLLIVMPGSTATQQTAHRKPVDYEHDDRPSQEAIRQGHLSLVPPPAPSDLEALLVRLSHLAPRRVWLAAALRRDGRDARRLAQFKGLSAITGVPLLATMDALYASPAQRPLQDVLGCIREGTTIARAGRLLEANAERHVHDPAEIAHLFRDCPEAVAESGHFLSRVHFTLDQLSYEYPHEPVPEGWTAQQWLEELTWSAAHARYGARLPLKVRQTLEEEFSLIAKRNYAYYFLTVHDIVAFARTKGILCQGRGSAANSMVCFLLGVTSIDPLRHDLLFSRFVSEDRNEPPDIDVDFEHERREEVMQYIYERYGRHRAGIAATVIHYRSRSAVREVAKVLGLGEDVSARLSSTVWGSYSSDMNDARIVEAGFALDNPQIAQLKAVVDQLLSEPFPRHLSQHVGGFVLTQNRLDETVPLHHAAMEDRSFIEWDKDDIDALGLMKVDVLALGMLSCIRRAFDLMREQGLGDHQLTVDMEAQDEAVYNMLCKGDSIGVFQVESRAQINMLPRLKPRSIYDLTVQVAIVRPGPIEGNMVHPYLRRRCGDEKVEYPRPSPHHGPADELQKLLGETYGVPLFQEQAMKLAITAAGFEPAEADALRRAMATFRNVGTIHHFREKMIRGMVERGYEAEFAERCFKQIEGFGSYGFPESHALSFARLVYVSAWIKCHQPAVFACALLNSQPMGFYAPAQIVRDAREHGVTVHDVDVNMSGWDNALEPLLRSRDGGRGEGEGRALALRLGLRQVEGFREDWAKRLVAARKEGLFSTMEDLARRAGLPARALRLLADADACRSLGKDRRTALWEARRTPSDELPLFAAAKARELGEEPDAMLPAMALSEHVEADYLVTRLSLKGHPMQFLRPVFAAEGVLSCAQIAAARNGTLVKTAGVVLVRQRPGKGNAVFITIEDETGITNILLWARLFEMQRRPVMASRLMLVEGEVQRSKEGVVHLMASRVHDRTAELSRLSQTDVQEPSRMRPRHASGHPRNVRILPQSRDFH